The Pagrus major chromosome 1, Pma_NU_1.0 genome includes the window agggGGCTGGCCCTTATTTAGAATAATGTCAAGTAAGAGTTTAGAATGACTTAAggacatgaaataaaagaaaacaattatttaaaacaagtttatttcATAAAAGATACAAGATACAAAACACTGTTCAATTAAAGGGACACtgtaattttggagaagaaattcaaattaagaattttaatatttacaataatattgagataataatacaaactcatgaatttgttttttttttccatgagtgaataaacaagctgttctcagagtaaaataagttcccagaacactgaagagaggtggcagggtccgccgcatataaacaaagtaaaacagtataaattgtgttgtccattaaggtcagtttgtttattcactttattcagtcatgaaaacaaagagagtttgtttatttagtttgtttaggcagaaagaGTTCTTCTTTCTATCAGGTAAAAACAGACGCTGAATGGTTTATGATCATGAAATAAAATTCACGAAGTGGTAACAgagtatacatttttaatttgctttgtaAAGAGTTCCATGTAGTCGGAgtatagaaaataaaagcagatatTCCAAGGTACAAACTCTTACGACTTGTAGATAAAGAAATACATATGTCTATCACATCTCTCAGACAGAGAAGACCGTCCAAGTTATCCATACAAAGTGCAATGATGAGTGCTATCACAAATACTAAACATGAGAGCAGAAAACAGAAGGGCTTCAGAGTAAGGTAGAGGCATGCCTTTCAATCACATCATAATCCATAACAGAGTGAAACCTGAGACAGACTTTACTTATCACAATAACAGAGTTTTTCACTTGACACTAGCAAAGTTACTCGAAAGATTAATGCCTATTTGGTTTGTAGAGCATTTCATATTGCGTATACATATTCTGACTTCtcataatatatttattttttccaaaaaagtgCAGAAAGCACAGTGAATGTATACAATCTCAAAGGAAGTACAGTAATGTAGTTTTTGTGCTTTACACTCCATACCAAATGAGGTGAGCTTGTTGAATTTTGTGCTGTGAGCAGTCTCATCTGCTGCTGAGAGCTTCACGTTATCCTTTAAGAAGGATCGACATGATCAGTACTGTGCTGCTGTAAGTTCCCTCCTCAAATGATAGACAGGGTGCAGTCTGATTAATGACCACTCTCAGagtatattaaatatataatagagacacaaagacaaagaaacagcTCGCTGACTTCattgagacaaaaacacagacaacaaaaacaacaaacctttgtgttttctaaaagTTTTAATAGAACTTTTAAAACTTTGGTTGACccttattgaaaaaaaaaaccataatttcacatttgtcAGTAGTATCAGGCGACACAGACTGTTTCAGTTCTGTTTGCAGAGTCTTTAAATTCCACGCAGCTGAATCTTGTGCCGCCACCCCAACACAGCGGAGCTGAATCGAAACAGGTTTGTGGTGTTCAGAGCATCAAACGGTGACATTTGAAAATCCGACAGAGCTGTGACTGTAAGACAAAAGTTCCCGGTGAAAACTAAGTATCTTTGCATTTACAATATATgtaatgagaaaatgtgtttttgtttttgtctcgtGCTTTGCgttttttaattacaaaaatGATCATACGAGCAAAGCATATTACAGTTAAACCACGATTAGGTATTTAAAATGGATCAATGTTGCTCTGGTTCTCTATGAGAAGACCTTATGTGACATCATTATTTGGTTTGATGCAATTCgactgaatgtgttttcttcttctattttgtcatattattatatttattgttaagCAGTTGTGGTATGAAATAAGTATTATTAATGCTGTTTCTTTCCTATTAATTGTACTAATCATTCAATcaaaatgtttgtatgtgtggaATAATCATACCAATAAGATATCAATAATGCCGGCACAGTTTTCATACTATctgttaaattttttttttgtttgtttgtttgttttcatggaCTCGGTGCCTCCCCTCCAGGGATCACATACAGGGTACTGCAAGGATCAGTAGTTGGACCACGTCTCACTGCATGCTAGCATTAGGACACAACATTCGTCATTCTACCATGTCTTTTCCCTGGAGGCGATCAGTTACAGCCTACCATACTATGGAGCTGCTTAGTCATGCGCCAATTCTCTGTGTTGAACTCAAGTGACTCCGAGCGCCTGGGCGATTGTAACACCTTGTTAATCTGCTTGAACACATAAGTAATGTGCAGATTCTGCAGCCAGTTGGCAGAAGTTGGTAATCATAAATTCCCGGGTATCCTCCGCCAAGAAGCTAGTCTTGCTTGTATGGTGTCTGAATGGTGAAACACAGggtccaaagtccaaaatgaCTCATTATTGTTTGTAAAGCTTCAGTGCTGTGAGCGTTGTTGacctctgtctgtctatctgtctgtctcctaGAGTCAGCCCAAGCAACACTTGGGCCCACCACCAACAATACTTCCCTCCCCACTCAGACCAAGAGCACCAGTGTGGTCTGCCACTGCCTCAGTACTGCTACACCAGCCACTGATACCCCCACCTTGAACCCTAGCAGCTCTTCACCTGCCCTGGGCCTCCTCACAATCAAATGGATGAGGGAATGTGAGGGAGACATTCACCTAAACCTCTCCCATCCCAgctcctcctcacctgtgtgtaACAATGACACAAAGAGCCGGAGTCTTTTGGGAAATGTGTGTCAGAACAAGAAAGGTTGTGAAGGCAAACCGAGCTGGAGGGAAAGCAAGACCAAGAAGAACGGCTCTTACTTCACAGAGAGTGGAGCAGTGGATAGGAGATTCTGTAAAACACTTAGGGTCCACTGCACAGGTTGGTCTactgtctgtgtgctgctgtttgtctgtgGATGTCAGTGAGAACGTAGTGCAGTGTGTAACCACAGGACCGTCTCGATGTTTTTTATGGGGGGGCACTGACTTGGCATGaaaatgaccacacacacacacacacacacacacacacacacacacacacacacacacacacacacacacacagacacgtcaGAATAGCAGTCATTTACCATTACAGTGTCTTACAGTTCCTTATATTAATAGATTGTTTCAGCACCCACCACATGGAACAAGCTACAGACTTAATTAAACTTCAGAATATTAAACCACTGAACAGCTTTAAAACTATGGTGCAATCTATTGGGTCCAGGTTCtctttgtgtaaatgttttatctgattatttgagcgtgttttttctgttaatttgcTATCGTATCTCTGTGTTGCTGCCATTATTGGCCACATCTACCTTGTAAAAGAAGAACTGTGATCTCGGGGGGACTAACCTGGTTaaatataacaacaataataataataataacaataataatagaaaacaaGGAATGTGTCTACAGGGCTGGTTTAGAGTGAAAGAAAGTCAACATTACCAGAATAACAGCcacaagggtgtgtgtgtgtgtgtgtgtgtgtgtgtgtgtctgtgtgtgtgtgtgtgtgtgtgtgtgtgtgtgtgtgtgtgtccagaacTCCCAGATGTACAGGGGCAGCTGCAGGCCTACAAAGTGGtgtcagctctgctctgcttggTGCTACTGGTCCTGTTACTGATCCGCTTTACCAGACCCACCGTCAAAGCCCTGCAGAAGAGatgtgagtacacacacacacacacacacacacacacacacacatgtgcatacaTGCACGTTTTCATCATCAGTATTTACTGacctgaaaactgatatttcaaGATTAAGACTCGTCAGATTGCAGATTATAAAAAATACTGTTGTCTTAAATCCAAAGGATTCTGTCCCACTGACACAATAGAATGAATGGAATAGAATAAGATAGAATAGAATGGTCACTTAAAGCATCTGATGTAGTCTGTTCTGAAGACTTGTTGTGTGTACATCCTGTCTTTTGAACAGCTAACTGCAGTTTACAACACTCAACAGTGAAGCTGCTATGTGTGCGtgagcacatgcacacacacattgtacgtactgtatgtgcatatgCAGACACGTTTTCAACATCAGTATTTACTGACCTCAAAACTCAGATAATTTCAGATTAAGACTTGTCAGATTGCAGATTATGTCCAAGAAAGACTGATGTCTTAAATCCAAAGGATTCTGTCCCACTGACACAATACAACAGtacagaatagaatagaatagaatagaatagaatagaatagaatagaatagaatagaatagaataatcAGTGATACACTGGACAAAGAGCTGAGAAGAAGATCCAATAGTCAGTCAGGTCTGTAGAACATCATGTTCTACATCATTAGTCAGTACAAGCTCTTTGCCACACGTAGAGAACTACAATTACAAATGTTTTCCTGCTTAAAGCTCTGACTCAGTACGTGTAAGCTATTTTACTGAATTGCTGGTAAGTGTTTATTAATTTCTGCTGCATACTCATCCAGGTTTTGCTCTGAAAAagtccagaaaatgtttttgttcaaaaGCCTTCTGCAATTTTTTGCTTCCCACATAGTCAAAGGCAGAACATTACCTTTGACAATAAAAGCCCTGGACTTATACACTGTGTGACTGCTCACCAGGGGGAACTCAATAAAGTAGATTACA containing:
- the LOC141004373 gene encoding uncharacterized protein, yielding MATESAQATLGPTTNNTSLPTQTKSTSVVCHCLSTATPATDTPTLNPSSSSPALGLLTIKWMRECEGDIHLNLSHPSSSSPVCNNDTKSRSLLGNVCQNKKGCEGKPSWRESKTKKNGSYFTESGAVDRRFCKTLRVHCTELPDVQGQLQAYKVVSALLCLVLLVLLLIRFTRPTVKALQKRLSDRRQNRWIGPTQSHSVSYHRGKTAVKNNDGEKRHSYPALERLAVNDSREPSSNRNSDYNF